The segment TGTTTTTCATCTATTATCTTTGCATTAGGAAGCCTATCTAAAACTGCCTCTACAGATGGGCCTTTAAACTTGAACCTAACTCTTTCAAGTTTACCTGTCTGCATAAACTGAATTAATTTTTTAAATTCCCCATCTTTAAATCTACTACTATCTTCAATGGAAAATTTTCTTTCTGCACTTTTATAATTTTTTATTCTATCTACTCTATATATTGTTGGATATTCATAATTTTTTTCTTCTTTATAAGCAGCCAAATAAAAATAATATTCTGAAAATAGTATAGCCACAGGTTTTATATATTTTTTACATGGAACCTCTTCAACTTTGCCACCTTTTTTTATCTTACAATATTCTATTTCCAACACAAATTGATTTTTTATGGCTAAACTTAAATCCCATAGCTTGTCTATTAATTTTTCATTGTGCTTTACAGAAATATAATTATAATTTTCATTTCCTATAATACTATTTACTATTTTTTTGTCATAAGACACACAGTTATACAAAAGCTTATCTAGTATATATGTCATTTCTTCTTTGCAAAATCCCCTGCTTTCAAGAAGAACCTTGGATATCGAAAGTACATCTCTTTCGTTTAAAATTGTGCCCTTATGCCCTTTAATTTCATAAACTTTTTTTATCCCATTAAAAACAATCTTCTTATCTATATGTCTCTCAGAAAAATAATCATTTATAGATTTTATATATCTAGATACGGATTTTTCTGATAGTTTACATTCTTCTATAATGTCATTTCTATCAACACTACCAGTATTGTTTAATTTATCATATATCCATAAAAATGCTTTCCTATCAAACTCTTTCATTACGCACCCCTTCAAAGCCGATTTTTGCCCCATAATCTATATCTTAAATAACTACATATTTAAGATATACAAGTTTAATTTCCAGTTACATTTTATCATC is part of the Haloimpatiens sp. FM7315 genome and harbors:
- a CDS encoding helix-turn-helix transcriptional regulator, whose protein sequence is MKEFDRKAFLWIYDKLNNTGSVDRNDIIEECKLSEKSVSRYIKSINDYFSERHIDKKIVFNGIKKVYEIKGHKGTILNERDVLSISKVLLESRGFCKEEMTYILDKLLYNCVSYDKKIVNSIIGNENYNYISVKHNEKLIDKLWDLSLAIKNQFVLEIEYCKIKKGGKVEEVPCKKYIKPVAILFSEYYFYLAAYKEEKNYEYPTIYRVDRIKNYKSAERKFSIEDSSRFKDGEFKKLIQFMQTGKLERVRFKFKGPSVEAVLDRLPNAKIIDEKQGEFTIETKMFGQGIKMWLLSQGDSIEVLSPKDFREEMKNTIERMKEMYKTC